The Sediminispirochaeta smaragdinae DSM 11293 genome has a segment encoding these proteins:
- a CDS encoding SIS domain-containing protein translates to MDTYKELSETILQEHREVFAAQDMQQYDAAVALIASYERIFVIGVGREGLAARSFAMRLMHVGKTVHWIWDDTTPGLQEDDLLIAVNGSSRIGHINYVIEQAKKSGCKVLVVTGSPSGKAASALADQVLFVPAMVFNGTDEVVSSIQPMGSLFEQHLFMLFDLMILDLEKRCKVSSEEMEKRHRNVE, encoded by the coding sequence ATGGATACGTATAAAGAGTTGTCCGAAACGATTTTGCAGGAGCATAGAGAGGTTTTTGCTGCTCAGGATATGCAGCAATATGATGCTGCTGTTGCTTTGATTGCATCCTATGAGCGTATTTTTGTCATCGGTGTAGGACGTGAGGGCCTTGCCGCTCGTTCCTTTGCCATGCGCCTGATGCATGTGGGGAAAACGGTTCACTGGATCTGGGATGATACCACCCCGGGCCTGCAGGAAGACGATCTTTTGATTGCCGTCAACGGAAGTTCCCGTATCGGTCATATTAATTATGTTATTGAACAAGCAAAAAAAAGCGGGTGTAAGGTTTTGGTCGTAACTGGATCACCTTCCGGGAAAGCCGCTTCGGCCCTGGCCGACCAGGTACTTTTTGTACCGGCAATGGTGTTCAATGGAACCGATGAGGTGGTTTCGTCCATTCAGCCTATGGGAAGTTTATTCGAGCAGCATCTTTTCATGCTTTTTGATCTGATGATTCTCGATCTGGAAAAACGATGTAAGGTAAGCTCTGAGGAAATGGAGAAACGACATCGAAACGTGGAATAA
- a CDS encoding ABC transporter permease has translation MLKRHNGITNTEMALFAIILIYSIVVGVVNSGFFNIDTQFDIIRSSSYVMVLAMGLLVVMLSGGIDISFMAMALFGSYTATKILVSTGSSSILLAFAISMGVGIGLGIINALLVSWLRLPPFIITLGTSNLFHGVMATFIGAKTYGGGRLPPSYSNFGSSTLFKVHTDIGDVGLSTSILFVLGAVLLTYFLIYRTTVGRGIVALGNSEEATKRIGYKPLLLRIVAYGYMGLLAGCAGMIYVCQVNAVYPDKMVGNELMVVAGVIIGGVSISGGKGRILGALLGIFIIYLLNSTLIFLGLTSSWNQLFVGAILIISVAVTSYQEKKKNQKHLIFNASI, from the coding sequence ATGCTGAAAAGGCATAATGGTATTACCAATACGGAAATGGCCCTCTTTGCTATCATCCTCATCTATTCCATTGTGGTTGGGGTAGTGAATAGCGGATTCTTCAATATTGATACGCAGTTCGATATCATTCGCTCCTCGTCCTACGTCATGGTGCTGGCAATGGGACTGCTTGTTGTTATGCTGAGTGGAGGCATTGATATTTCCTTTATGGCAATGGCCTTGTTCGGTAGCTATACAGCGACAAAGATCCTGGTATCGACGGGTTCTTCCAGTATTCTCCTTGCCTTTGCAATTTCCATGGGAGTTGGCATCGGCTTGGGGATTATCAACGCCTTACTGGTTAGTTGGTTGCGGCTTCCTCCATTCATTATCACCCTTGGGACGTCGAATCTTTTCCACGGCGTTATGGCGACCTTTATCGGCGCGAAAACCTATGGCGGAGGAAGATTACCGCCGAGCTATTCCAATTTCGGATCTTCAACCCTATTTAAGGTCCATACGGATATTGGCGATGTGGGGCTAAGCACCAGTATCCTTTTTGTGCTCGGAGCGGTGTTGCTTACCTACTTTTTAATCTATCGCACGACAGTGGGACGGGGAATTGTTGCCTTAGGAAACTCTGAAGAAGCCACGAAACGAATTGGATACAAGCCCCTCCTCTTGCGAATTGTCGCCTATGGATATATGGGCCTTCTTGCCGGTTGTGCGGGCATGATCTATGTATGCCAGGTGAATGCAGTATATCCCGATAAGATGGTTGGAAATGAATTGATGGTGGTAGCGGGAGTCATTATCGGCGGTGTCAGCATTAGCGGAGGAAAGGGACGAATCTTAGGCGCCCTTTTGGGAATTTTTATTATCTACCTCCTGAATTCAACATTGATTTTTCTTGGCCTCACATCCTCGTGGAACCAATTGTTTGTGGGTGCCATCCTGATTATTTCCGTTGCAGTTACTTCCTATCAGGAAAAGAAAAAGAACCAAAAACACTTGATTTTTAATGCGAGTATATAA
- a CDS encoding ABC transporter permease → MRYEKKTFEKNPTSLSCVAILLLVVFAIVFGRAMYSGRNLSSMAFQMPEFGFVTLGMMLAFLLGGIDLSIIANANLSGILAAHVLTGQWLPFIPEGMKIPVAIIGAILVSAALGSFNGLLITRFGAPSLIATLGTMTLYAGIGMAITGGKSIVGFPEAFTKIGIASIAGVPIIFIMFIIVAFLMGLFLERSRLGRKIYLCGESPVASLFSGIHNDRIIFIVFTMIGVLAGLSGLTIISRVNSAKVGYGDAYLLQSLIVCVIGGINPLGGRGRTIGIVIAVILMQMLSSSFTIMQLSPYATKMIWGLMLVVVMGLTRESDRIRRVFRRISEKVGIAKKRKDC, encoded by the coding sequence ATGAGATATGAAAAAAAGACCTTTGAGAAAAATCCTACCTCCCTGTCCTGTGTCGCCATTTTATTGCTGGTAGTCTTTGCCATTGTGTTTGGCAGGGCCATGTATTCGGGGCGAAATCTTTCCTCCATGGCATTTCAGATGCCGGAATTTGGTTTTGTTACCTTGGGAATGATGTTGGCGTTTCTGCTGGGCGGTATCGACCTTTCCATCATCGCAAATGCAAACCTTTCGGGGATTTTAGCCGCGCATGTTCTGACAGGACAGTGGCTTCCGTTTATTCCGGAGGGCATGAAGATCCCTGTGGCAATCATCGGAGCCATTCTTGTTTCCGCTGCTTTGGGCAGTTTCAACGGATTATTGATTACCCGTTTCGGGGCTCCCTCGCTCATTGCGACCTTGGGGACCATGACGCTCTATGCGGGGATCGGTATGGCGATTACCGGCGGGAAGAGCATTGTCGGATTTCCTGAAGCCTTTACCAAAATCGGTATTGCCTCCATAGCAGGGGTTCCCATCATCTTTATCATGTTTATTATCGTCGCTTTCCTCATGGGGCTTTTCTTGGAACGGTCACGGCTTGGACGAAAGATCTATCTTTGTGGAGAGAGTCCCGTTGCTTCCTTGTTTTCGGGAATTCATAATGATCGGATCATCTTCATCGTGTTTACTATGATTGGAGTACTAGCCGGTCTGTCGGGTCTGACAATCATCAGCCGGGTAAATTCCGCGAAGGTCGGATACGGTGATGCCTATCTCTTACAGTCTCTGATCGTTTGCGTCATCGGCGGTATTAATCCGCTGGGGGGCAGGGGAAGGACTATTGGCATCGTCATAGCGGTAATCTTGATGCAGATGCTTTCTTCTTCTTTTACCATCATGCAATTGTCTCCCTATGCAACGAAGATGATTTGGGGCCTGATGTTGGTTGTGGTTATGGGCCTGACGAGAGAATCTGATCGCATAAGGCGGGTGTTCAGAAGGATTTCTGAAAAAGTGGGTATCGCAAAAAAGCGAAAGGATTGTTGA